The nucleotide sequence TTTTAGGGAATCAAGAAGCTGAAAGCCGTCCATCAGGGGCATCATTACGTCTGTGATGATGAGCGAAGGCAGCTTGTCGGCCTGCGTCAGCTGTTGCAGGGCCTCCTGCCCATTCTCAGCCGTCAGTAGTGTGAATCGGGGCTGCAGGATCATCGTCAGGTAGTCCCGAAGATGCGGATTATCTTCCACTACCAGTATCGTATCGCCGGAAGCTGCGCTCTCCCAAACAGGCGGAATTAGTCCGGTCGGCGCCCCTTGAGGCTCATCCGGACCAGCCTCAAGCTCAGGCACGCTGGCCGACGTTTCCTGCCACGGTAATTCCAGAAAAAATGTAGTACCCTGCCCCCATTGGCTTTCGACCCAGAGTTTGCCCTGCATCGTGCGTACGTATTCCTGACAGAGTGCCAGTCCAATACCCGTACCGCCTTCAATGACTGTATCGGTCCGGTTAGTTTGAAAGTACCGATCAAACACGTAAGGCAGATCGTCGGGATGAATACCCCGGCCTGTGTCGCTTACCCACAACCGAAGTTTTCCGTCATGCGTGCCTACCCCCAGGACTATGGCATCGCCAGCCTGCGTCACTTTAAAGGCATTTGACAATAAATTATTAAGTACTTTACGCAGTTTGTCAGTGTCCAGCTCAACGGTTAGTGACTCCGGAGCATCATACGTAAGTGTAAAAGCTACGTCGCGGTAGTAAGCAAGTGACTCAAAATTGGCCACAATGAGCCGCACCATATTACTGAGCTGTACCGGCTGCAGCGCTACCGCTATTTTACCAGCTTCCAGCTTGCTCAGGTCCAGAATTTCGTTGACCAGTTCCAGTAATTGCCGGGCGTTACGCCGGGCCAGCCGAATCAGCTTAGCATCTGAGGCATCCAGCCGCTGGCGGTTCAGCACACTGCTGAGCGGTCCCAGAATCAGGGTAAGGGGCGTGCGCAATTCGTGCGATACATTAGCAAAGAAGTGCGTCTTCATCTGATCGACCCGCTGTAGTTGCTCCGCCTGCCTTTCGATCACCTTCATCTGACGGCCGATGGCCCGGCGGTTTTTGAGCTGGTGATAAAACGCAATACCCCCCGTAATCAGCAACAGGCTTATCAGCACAATCACACTAACCAGATATCGTTGCTGCTGCCGCTGCTGCAAAAGCAGCCGATCTTTTTCCTTTGTCTGAAAGGTAGCCTCCCACTGAGCCAGGCTGACCGAGTTCTGAGTCTGGTATTGGTGGGTGACAGATGAATACTCTTTCTCCAGGTAAGCCAACGCACCGGCTACATCGCCCATACGTTTCCGATTGGCGTAATGCCTGAGGTTCGTTGAGGGGACATAGCTTTTGTGCCGGGCCATCAGAGCATACAGCGAGTCCAGCCGGGGAAGTAATGACTTCGCCTTATCGAACTGACCATTGTCCACGTAAAAATCATAAAGGGCATTCAGCACGTTGTCCTCCTGGATCGCTTCACCCGTAAGCTGACTGACTCTGAGCGCTGTTTGATACAGGTGCTGAAGACCAGCCCGGCTTTCGCCAAGTGGAAGCGCCGATGAAAGTATATAGATACGCCCCAGGACACGAGGCATTGGTCGCCGGGCCAGCAGGCCCGTGATCTTCAGCATATAGGCCGCCTGCCGATCATGCTGCCGGGCGTCTTCATAGTTCATCGCCAGGGCCATCATTTCCTGGGCTATCTGAACCGTATCGTGCTGACTGATGGCTATGGCCAGCGCCGACTCATGGTACGGAATGGCTTTCAGTGAAGCGCCGAAATAAACGCGCCGGTTCAGATTACCCAGCAGCGAAAGGGCCTGCATCTCGAGTACCCGATCATGCTCCTGTCTGGCCAGTTCGAGTGCTTCCTGAGCGGTCGCGTAGGTAGCGGGAAAATCGCTTTCCTGCCCAAATAGGCTGCGTGAAAGCGACAGCCGGGCCCAGCCCCGGAAGATATTCAGCGAGTCGGCCAGCTGACCCGCCTGCCGGGCAATCGTTTCGGCCAGCCGATACTCACTATATGCATTATGAAAGTTTGCCTGCTGTATCCACAACATGACCAGCCGGGTATTCCGCTCCGGGCCGACAGTCGCTTTTAACCGGTTCAGCACCTGTTGATTACAGGCGTATGAACTGGATGCCCGCAGGTCTGCAAAAGGCTTTATCCAGGTCTGCGGTCGGGGATTATGCATCCAGAATTCGGTTTCCGGACAGGTCAAATACGTCGGCGCTGAATACCTATGTAACCAGTTGGCTAACCGGTTGATTTGCTCAGATGTCGCCGGCCGAACCTTGGTTGGCGTTACAGCTCCCCATAAACTGGCCAGACTCTTGCTGTCAGCCGACTGAGCCAGAGAATTTGTCGAAAAAAACCCAATAAAAAGTTTAACTCCGAACAGGAATAAAGTAGTCGGTAAATGTTTAATCAAGCGGGCAATCTTTATGTAACCTGAAAGTTAGCTAAAAAATCTTAATATAGTATTAGTTACCAAGTCAGTGCAGCCCGGTATTGTACGTTTTCCGGAGATGTCTTTCGACCACCTCCCAAACTAGTCGCCTTGCCTGTTCCTTTTCCAGCTTATACTGTTTTGATAGTGCCTTCGCTAATGAATCACTTAGTAGCCATATCGCCCGCGAATTTTTGTAAATGGTGTTTTCCAGAAAGCCGGTAATCATCTCATTGTATGTAACAAAATCAAAATGAGTTTGAACGGCAGGAACAGGCTCGGGCTCCGCTAGTTTTGCCTTTCGCCCATGATGCTCCTGATACCATAGCTTAGCCAGACTGGCAAACTCACTTCGGAAACCGGGGTTGTTATAGATTTCGTCAATCAATTCGTGATGTCGCGTCAGTATCTGCTGCACGGTTTCGCTGTTCGACAAATCCTGATACCACCAACTGGTCAAGCCTCCGCTTTCCAGGGAATAACACCGCTGGTAGGCCATTTTGAACAGGTCAAGCAGCAGGCCATAAGACTGGTCAATTGCGCCTTTGGACGTACGTATGCGCAATACCTTTTTAAGCCCGGAGAACCTGATGATCAGAAAAGGAGCATCGTCATTCACCGAAGCGGTGGATGCATTAAGCGATTCAATTTCGGCCTCCGTAGGCTTCAATGGATGCAATAAATTTTCGATATACCATAACCAACTCATTTTTCTGGCTTCATCCAGTTGACTGAATCGGGTAAGCAGGTTTTCTTTCGAATAGATGCCCTGCCCAAACTGAACAATTGCGATTTCTTCTTCCAATTCCATGGTCTGATTAAATAAAAGAAGCCTGCGTTCGTTGCGCTTTTCTCTGGAAGTACTTCAAAACCGGCGTAACGTGCCATTGCATTAAGTCGTTAAACGCCCCCCTCTTCGCTCAGGCCGCCCGAACCCGCCGACGTTCAGCTGATGGGTGACCAGGAAGGGTGTTCTGACCACCGGTATAATAGGTAAAAAACGAAGTGAAGAGGGTTATACTGAGCACCAGGCTAAATTTGAACAGCGAGGCCGGAAGCCTGGTCAGCCAGGCGATCCGGAGCCAGAGACAAACCCGATAACAGAACCCCATGTTCCAGTTGACGTACCGGTCAAAAGCATTGAAGCTGATGGTAAATGGCTCCCCACCGCCGACGCGAGACAGGCAGAGCCTCCCCGGTTGTCAGGTACACCAGTCCCCCCTGATCGGTCCGCTCCAGATGATGAACGTAATACCGGTTGACCAGGCAGTTACGGTGCAGGCGGATAAAGCATTCCGGTGGCAGTTTGGCCACATAGTAATTTAGCGGTCGGGGCAGGAGCATCCGCTGACCATCGGCCCAGTTGAGCCAGCTATAATTAGCCTCGGCCTGTGCATATAGCAGATCCATTACCTGAAATGACTGCCGCCCTGTATCCCGGGTATAGACTTTGATCGGTGGCCAGTGCAGCAGGGGCGTGGTCCGACCAAAAACAGCAGAAACCCCCTGAACCATCGTCCGTAAACGTTAGCGGCTTTTCTATTCAAATTGATCAATCAAACGTAACTGAATAGACCTAATCTGTCTATAAGATTAGGTATGAACCGGCGGTTTTTGCGGATGAGCGCTGACGGTTGATTGACGTATTACGTAATGAGGAGTAAGGGTGATACTTAGACGCCGTTAATTTTACGAACTAACAAACGGTCCGGTTCTTTGCCCGTTAAGACATAAACCTCATTGAAATCGGGCAACTTTCTCTTCTTATGGGTATTCACATTGGCACCTCGGGCTGGAGCTACGACCACTGGCAGGGCGTTCTGTACCCCTACCCGACGCCGGTTCATGACCGGCTCGGCTACTACGTCCAGCGTTTCCGGACCGTTGAGCTCAACAGCAGTTTTTACCGCTGGCCCAAACAGGCCACCTTTGCGAGCTGGCGGCAGCGACTGCCCGAGGGGTTCCAGCTGACGGTTAAAGCCCCCCGGGGCCTGACCCACGCCAAGAAGCTGTATGCACCCGAACGCTGGATGGACCGGATCAGCGTCTGCTGGCATGAACTGCTCGACAAGCGGGCCGTGCTTCTGGTGCAGCTGGCTCCCCAGCAGGTCTGTGATTATAATCGGCTGGCTTATTTCCTGAATCAGGTTCCGCACTGGATGCGGGTGGCGGTAGAGTTCCGGCACTCCAGCTGGCATAATGAAGCGATTTTCGGCCTGCTCGAACAACATCAGGCGGCTTACTGCATCATGAGCGGAGCCCACCTCCCCTGCGTACTGCGAGCCACCGCTCCGTTTGTGTATGTACGGCTGCACGGGCCGGATACCGAGTACCTGTACGGGGGCTCTTATTCCGAAACCGATCTGCGCTGGTGGGCCGACCGAATCCGGGAGTGGGCGGGCATGGGCAAAGACGTCTATGTATATTTCAACAACGACGGTGGGGGCCACGCCGTACGAAACGCCGAGACGCTCCGGTGGCTGCTTTCCTAAGGTAGTAGTGGCTTACTGGTGAACTTCATCGAACTAGGATTCAGGCGCACCGCTCCGGTGCGCCTGAATCCTGCTCAAGAAAGACATCATTGACTGCTACATCGAACGGCTATTGACGACCAGAGCCAGATCAACCCATTCAATGCCAGCGCGAATATCCGGCCGGTGTGCGTCGATCCGGAAATTTTCGCCCTTGGAAAGCCCGGAGCCAATATGGCGATCAGACCCGGTAATTTAGTAACGCCCAGAAATGGAATCAGGTAAGCAGGATACCCAATTTTCTGAACCCTTCACCAGCCAGCGGAACCGCCAGAATATCTGGAATGGCTGTGCCAAGCATGATTGCTGCAAACAGAGCAGGGAATACTCAATAGGCACCTTTTACCGTTTTTAAGGCTTCCGATTTTTGCAGCCTGATCCGGTAACTGGCTGAATTATAGAACTACGCTTGTGCTTCTGTCAGAAATAATACCTGCTTAAACGCTCTTTTAGAGTAGGCAAAACCGTCAATTCACGGGACCGAGTTCGGCCTTCTTTCCGCCCATGTGCAGCCATTTTAAAGAATTCATTTTAGCGATTTCGGATAACGGCTTCAGGCGGTGGATCTGATCACGCATTCTATTGGTTTTAAAGCCGGCTGGGCAGCGGACTTACCAAAAGGTTATTAATTAATCAGAAGCGTAATTTAATAGATTTTTGTAAAATGGCAACGTCCGCCATATAAGTCATTAATCAGTCAATATCAATTCAGATGAATTCAGGCTCTTTACTTCGCCGGATGGCTTTATGGTACATCGAAGCATTAAGCAGGTAATAGTAAGTCTTGCTACAGCGAATGCAGATTGGTATTTACGGGCGCTACTGATTTTAGAAAGAATTTAAACCGGCTAATTGAGTCGGCAACAATTATCTATAAAAAAGCTGGGTACTATCGTCTGATAAAAAAGACGCATCCTCTCCCAACAGGCTAGAAAGGCTACGCAGGCGTCTGCGCTACAGAATTAGCAGCCATATTTTTTATTCTGTCCGAAATCCCAGGCGTCAATTAATGGCTATTTCATAGGTTTCAGCGTAGTATCCACAAACAACAAATTTAGCCTCATCATATTTCCAGTTCGACTTTTGCAGACAGGTAATCATTTCCGACGAATCACGTCGCCACAAAAATTAAAAATTCGCTCACAAAAATTTCGATAGTAATTCGTTTATATCAGAATCATACCATTAAGTCAAATTTTTAAAAAAAGGACATCCAACATCAAACAAGTCTAACCTATCAATAGATAACTAACTTATTGTCAACTAATTATAGGCACACCTTAAGCCCTCGATAAAGTATTATTAAAGTGAATATGAACCAGAAATTTCTGGACAAAACGCTGCTTTATTTATTAAGACAGGATTAGCTCTATCCTTGTTTTACAACTGTTTCAGCTTAGGGTACTGAACAGAAAATTCTAATCTGCAACTTATATAATTTTATATTGTTACTTGACACAACTTAGATATTCAGTAAGTTTGTACCGTATTTTCACATAAAAGACTATGAAAGCGAAAGAAATCCGTTTTTTCAAAATTGAGGATAACAGCGAACAGAAGCCTAAAGTACAAGCTAAACCAGCTACTATTACGGGCTATATTTCGACAGGAGGCAAAATAGTATTTCCCGCAAAATCGGTTAAGCAATTAAATTTCGATCCGGAAACTACTCGCTTTAAGGTTGGCGTACAGCAGGGCAAGCGGAAGATAAAATCGCTTTTTCTTGTCCCAGCGGACGATCAGTCGGAAGCATTTGACCTGATAAAAGCCGCGAAAAGTTACACCATCGCTCTGGCGCTCATTCTGCAAAAAAGCGGTATTGATTACGCCAATACTAAATATAGCTTCACGGTAAAGCCGTTTGAATATGAAGCAGGCGTAACGGGTTACGAACTGCAATTAGACGACCAGTCGCCAAAAGCGGAGTACACCGGTAAGCCAAGAGGTCGTAAGCGAAAAACAACAGAAAACGCAACGCAGGAATAAGTTGCTTCATTACGTTGCGTTCTGCACAAATAAAGAGAAAACGGATTCGTGACCAGACTTGTCCGCTTGCTGAATTCCTATTCCCTTTTCAGCCCGCCTTCCCGGTGGGCTTTTATTTTCTTATCTTTACAGAAGCTAAGTCTTCTTACGTTAGTCCCTCTTGAATCTGCCCGCTGATCATATTCGCTTATTATTTGGCCTGAAACTTCGCCAGCTACGACTTGATAAAGGTCTGTCGGCCAGCGACCTGGCGCAACAGTCCGGTTTATCTGTTTCGTATATTACGGAGATTGAAAAAGGCCGCAAATACCCCAAAGCCGATAAAATTTCTGCGCTGGCCAATGCCATGCAGGTCGACTATGATACACTGGTTTCGCTGAAGCTGAGCAAAAAACTGGAGCCAATTTCAGACCTGCTGCGCTCCAAGTTCCTGACCGAAATTCCGCTGGAGCTGTTCGGCATCGACCCTTCCGATCTGCTCGAACTGCTGGCCGAAGCGCCAGCCAAAGTCAGCGCCATGATTCGGACTTTCATGGACATTGCCCTGAGCTACAACATGAGCGTTGAACGGCTGTACCTGGCCATGCTTCGCTCGTATCAGGAATTGCACGATAATCATTTTCCGGATATTGAAGCCGATGCGGATCGATTCCTGAACGAGTTTGCGCCCCTGAATCAGCCCGTTACGGAAGCGCTGCTGGCCAATCTGCTCAAAACGCGATACGGCGTCCATATTGAGCAGTTTGACCCGCTTACGCAGCCCGAACTGAATTCGTTACGCTCGGTTTTCCGGCCGGAACAACGTACGCTCCATCTGAACGCCGGCCTGTCGGCAGAGCAGCGGGCGTTTATCTTGGCCCGGGAGGTAGGCTTCCACTTTATGGCGCTGAAAAACCGACCGTATACATATTCGTGGGTCGAAGCCGAGTCGTTCGAGCAAATTCTGAACAACTATAAGGCTTCGTATTTTGCCGGGGCTATTCTGATCCGGCGCGAGGTTCTAGTTACCCGGCTGACCGAGCTGTTTTCGCAGGAAACCTGGAATAACGACGCGTTTCTGCAACTTATCGCCGACTTTGGGGCAACGCCCGAACGCTTCTTTTACCGGCTCAGTAACGTGTTGCCGAGCCATTTTGGCATTGATCAGCTGTTTTTTTATCGCTTCAACAATACGGTCGGGCAAACGACCTTTCAGCTGACCAAAGAGATGCACCTTTCGCGGCAGCAGGGACCGCGCGGTATGGTCGATGAGCATTTCTGCCGCCGGTGGGTGGCCCTGACCATTCTGCAGGAACTCCAGTCGCTGCAACTGAACAAAGCTTTCGACGGGACTCTTTGCCGGGCGCAGTTGTCGGAATATGCCGGCTCGGGGCATCAATACCTGATTGTTTCGGTAGCTCATCCCTTTCAGGCCGTTACGCAGCAGAACATGAGTGTGTCAATGTGCTTTGCGGTCAACGACGCCCTGAAGAGCAAAATGAAGTTTCTGCGAAACTGGCCCCAGAATCCGGTGTTAACCAATGTACCGCACCGGGTGGTGAATGAAGCCTGCGAACGTTGCGGCATATTTGACTGTCGCGAGCGCGTGGCCGCCCCTACTGTCCTGCAGAAGAAACGGCAGTTTCTGGCTATGAAACAGGCCATGAACCGGCTTCAGTAATTAGATCATCGGGTGTCATTTTAAATGTGACCGATGAACAACCTTCCGGCCACAGCACCTGATTTTCCCGTCGTTTTCTGCGGATCGGTGGTCAGGTTATAGAAGGCTACCGACGACAGAACTTACCGGCTAAAAAGAAACCCGGTGAGCCATGACTTTGGCTCACCGGATTATTTAATCGGAGCAGTAGGGCCGCCTTACGCGTTCTGCTTCATCCGGATGATGTTCAGAGCCGCACCCGCTTTGAACCACTCAATCTGGCCTTCGTTGTAGGTATGGTTCGCCAGGAACGTATCCGTGGTGCCGTCGGCATGGTTCAGGACGATTTCGAGCGGACGGCCCGGCGCAAACCCGGTCAGGCCGTTGATGTCGAACGTATCGTCTTCCAGAATCTTGTCGTAGTCGGCCGGGTTGGCAAACGTCAGCGCCAGCATCCCCTGCTTTTTCAGGTTCGTTTCGTGAATCCGGGCAAACGACCGGACCAGAATCGCCCGAACGCCAAGGAAGCGCGGCTCCATGGCTGCGTGCTCGCGCGACGAGCCTTCGCCGTAATTCTCGTCACCTACCACCACCGAGCCAATACCAGCGGCTTTGTAGGCCCGCTGCACAGTCGGTACGGGCCCGTACTCACCGGTCAGTTGATTTTTCACGCTGTTGGTCTGCTCATTGTAATAGTTCACAGCCCCGATCAGCATGTTGTTCGAGATATTATCCAGGTGGCCCCGGTACTTCAGCCACGGACCCGCCATCGAAATATGGTCGGTCGTACACTTGCCTTTCGCTTTGATCAGCAGTTTCAGCCTTTTCAGGTCGGTACCTTCCCAGGCTGCGAACGGTGCCAGCAATTGCAGACGGTCCGACGTAGGGCTAACGATCACCTGTACACCCGAACCATCTTCGGCCGGGGCCTGATAGCCTGCGTCCTCAACAGCGTAGCCTTTTACGGGCTGTTCGATACCTTTCGGCTCGTCGAGCTTCACCTGCTCACCGGCTTCGTTGGTCAGCGTGTCGGTCATGGGGTTGAACGTCAGGTCACCCGCAATGGCGAGAGCCGTAACGATTTCGGGCGAAGCCACAAACGCGTGGGTGCTGGCGTTGCCGTCGTTCCGCTTGGCGAAGTTCCGGTTGAACGACGTAATGATCGAGTTCTTACGGGTCGGGTCGTCCATGTGCCGCGCCCACTGCCCAATGCAGGGACCGCAGGCGTTAGCCAGTACGACACCGCCCATGTTCTCAAACGTTTGCAGCAGACCATCGCGCTCGGCGGTAAACCGAACCAGTTCCGAACCAGGCGTAACGGTGAACTCCGAACGTACTTTCAGATTTTTGCTCACGGCCTGTTCTGCTACCGACGCCGACCGGGTCAGGTCTTCGTAGCTGGAGTTGGTGCAGGAACCAATCAGACCTACTTCCAGCCGCTCGGGCCAGTTGTTTTCCTTGACGGCTTTGGCGAAGTTCGACAGCGGCCAGGCCAGGTCGGGGGTGAACGGACCGTTGATGTGCGGCTCCAGCTCTGACAGGTTAATTTCGATGAGCTGGTCGTAGTACGTAGCCGGATCGGCATAGACCTCGTCGTCGGAGCGCAGGTGCTGCTTGACGCCTTCGGCCGCTTCGGCGATGTCGGCGCGGTTGGTAGCCCGCAGGTAATCGGCCATTTTCTCATCGTAGGCGAAGATCGAAGTCGTTGCCCCAATTTCAGCGCCCATGTTGCAGATCGTGCCTTTCCCGGTTGCCGACAGACTTTCGGCTCCTTCACCGAAGTATTCAACGATGCAGCCCGTTCCGCCTTTTACGGTCAGGATACCGGCCACGCGCAGGATGACGTCTTTTGCCGACGCCCAGCCGCTGAGCTTGCCGGTGAGTTTTACGCCGATCAGTTTCGGCATTTTCAACTCCCAGGCCAGACCGGCCATCACGTCGCAGGCATCGGCTCCACCCACGCCAATGGCAATCATTCCCAGACCACCCGCGTTGGGCGTGTGCGAATCGGTACCGATCATCATGCCACCGGGGAACGCGTAGTTTTCAATCACCACCTGGTGAATGATGCCCGCGCCGGGTTTCCAGAACCCAATGCCGTATTTATTCGAGATGGACGACAGGAAGTCGTACACTTCTTTGTTCTTGTTTTTAGCAACGTCCAGATCCTGATCGGCACCAACTTCAGCCTGAATCAGGTGATCGCAGTGTACCGTTGACGGGACCGCCACCTGCGGCCGACCCGCCTGCATAAACTGCAGCAGGGCCATCTGCGCGGTTGCGTCCTGCATGGCTACGCGGTCGGGCGCAAAGTCCACGTATGCTTTTCCCCGTTCAAACGCCTGCGTAGGCGTACCCGAGAAAAGGTGGCTGTATAAAATTTTCTCCGACAGAGTCAGCGGTTTACCCACTGCCTGCCGGGCTGCTTCGACGCGTTCGCCAAGGTTGGCGTATACGCGCTGAATCATATCGACATCGAAAGCCATAATAAAATGAGATAACGGTTACTGAATGAGGGTACCTAGTTGAACAACTAACAAAAATGCGGAATGGATTCCGGCTGCGCGCCAAAATTAGAAGATTCTCGTTCGTTTTGGAAATATTCTGACCAATAGCCGTAAAGCAGCCGGACAATCGTAAACAGTGAGACCGTTTTCTCAGTTTTAACCACGACCTGACAATATGCGGTCTATTTCGCCATTTTACCTATACGAACCGCGTTAACCGTCTCCGTTGCAGTTGCTGTTTTCGGAAAATTAGCGCTTAGATTTTATGTTGTATGAACAAAAAAAATACGCTCCTTTCCCTGACAACCCTGCTAGCTTTGGGGCTGTCGTTCACGGCCTGCATGACCGAGGACAACGAAAACCCAAACACCATTTCGCCGATTACCCGGCTGACGGCCACGCTCAATGGGGTCAGTGAGAAACCCACCTCAACCACGTCGCCGGCAACAGGGACGTTTGTGGGCAACCTCAACACCACAACGCGGGTGCTGAGCTATACGGTTACGTACCAGGGATTCCCGGCCAATGACCAGCCCGTAGCCGGTCACCTGCACAAGGTTACCCAGGCGAATGGCACTGGCCCGGTCGATATTCCATTTCCGAGCCTGACGTCACCAATTATCGCAACCACTTCGCCACTGGCTCAGTCTAAAGTCGACAGTATGCTGGCGGGTTTCTACTACGCCAACATTCATACGCCCAGGTTTCCGGCGGGGGCCATTCGGGGCGATATTAAACGCCGGTAACGGACGCCATCCGGCAATCAGAAGCCCGGCCAGTCAGGCCGGGCTTCTTTTTTCCAGTACGCGAAAACTTTTCAGCGTTGCCTGGCGGCCAGACGTGTCGGCCAATCTGCTTCTATGCTCACTGGCCTGTCGGCACCAACCATGTACCTGTTTCCGGTAACGGCGTTCGTAATACCATCATACCGACCTGGTAGCTGCTGGCAGACAGGTATTAACCCAAATCGGGAATTTTATAAAGTAATAAGATGCCGCAAAACCGTAAATTTTATATTGACTAACCCAATCCCTGGCAACGGCTTAAAATCTGGAAAATTTGCTCATTTATAGACTTTTCATTCCTGATTGCCGAACGTTGCGATGTAACAAACTGTTACTTATTTATAACCAATCCACTGCTTTTACGATACGTTGCCTACCTTGTCCATTTGCACAAGTCAAGGCTTTTGCGTCTATATTTGGGCCGAACGCGTATGTATTTGCGGAGGAAAGGCAGTGGACATGCGTCCCGGAGTACTCATCAACCTGAACACCGATTATGTCGAAAAACTTAGTCATTGTGGAATCGCCGGCGAAGGCGAAAACCATTGAAGGCTATCTGGGCAAGGATTTTACGGTAAAGTCCAGTTTCGGTCATGTACGCGATCTGCCTAAAGATGGGCTGGCCGTTGACGTGACCAATGGCTTCCAGCCGTCTTACGAAATTTCGCCCGATAAAAAGAAACTGATCAGTGAACTGAAGTCGCTGGCAAAGTCGGCCGAAGAGGTCTGGCTGGCGACGGACGACGACCGCGAAGGAGAAGCCATTTCCTGGCACTTGAAGGAAGCGCTCGGCCTGCGGGACAATACGAAGCGGATCGTTTTTCGGGAAATCACCAAAAATGC is from Spirosoma taeanense and encodes:
- a CDS encoding response regulator; translated protein: MHNPRPQTWIKPFADLRASSSYACNQQVLNRLKATVGPERNTRLVMLWIQQANFHNAYSEYRLAETIARQAGQLADSLNIFRGWARLSLSRSLFGQESDFPATYATAQEALELARQEHDRVLEMQALSLLGNLNRRVYFGASLKAIPYHESALAIAISQHDTVQIAQEMMALAMNYEDARQHDRQAAYMLKITGLLARRPMPRVLGRIYILSSALPLGESRAGLQHLYQTALRVSQLTGEAIQEDNVLNALYDFYVDNGQFDKAKSLLPRLDSLYALMARHKSYVPSTNLRHYANRKRMGDVAGALAYLEKEYSSVTHQYQTQNSVSLAQWEATFQTKEKDRLLLQQRQQQRYLVSVIVLISLLLITGGIAFYHQLKNRRAIGRQMKVIERQAEQLQRVDQMKTHFFANVSHELRTPLTLILGPLSSVLNRQRLDASDAKLIRLARRNARQLLELVNEILDLSKLEAGKIAVALQPVQLSNMVRLIVANFESLAYYRDVAFTLTYDAPESLTVELDTDKLRKVLNNLLSNAFKVTQAGDAIVLGVGTHDGKLRLWVSDTGRGIHPDDLPYVFDRYFQTNRTDTVIEGGTGIGLALCQEYVRTMQGKLWVESQWGQGTTFFLELPWQETSASVPELEAGPDEPQGAPTGLIPPVWESAASGDTILVVEDNPHLRDYLTMILQPRFTLLTAENGQEALQQLTQADKLPSLIITDVMMPLMDGFQLLDSLKTSDIFRLIPVVMLTARADKTDKLRALRIGVDDYLLKPFDEEELIARITSLLANQKERQRQVSSQEEVRTGAWATAVERESGQTVSAADMAWLEKLETATFAQLSNANLTAERLADDIAVSRSTLFREVKRLTGLTPTQYITEARFQRARQLLEDREVSSVKQLAQLVGFRQANHFSTSYKKQFGKSPSDYF
- a CDS encoding DUF5958 family protein; the protein is MELEEEIAIVQFGQGIYSKENLLTRFSQLDEARKMSWLWYIENLLHPLKPTEAEIESLNASTASVNDDAPFLIIRFSGLKKVLRIRTSKGAIDQSYGLLLDLFKMAYQRCYSLESGGLTSWWYQDLSNSETVQQILTRHHELIDEIYNNPGFRSEFASLAKLWYQEHHGRKAKLAEPEPVPAVQTHFDFVTYNEMITGFLENTIYKNSRAIWLLSDSLAKALSKQYKLEKEQARRLVWEVVERHLRKTYNTGLH
- a CDS encoding LytTR family DNA-binding domain-containing protein, translating into MVQGVSAVFGRTTPLLHWPPIKVYTRDTGRQSFQVMDLLYAQAEANYSWLNWADGQRMLLPRPLNYYVAKLPPECFIRLHRNCLVNRYYVHHLERTDQGGLVYLTTGEALPVSRRRWGAIYHQLQCF
- a CDS encoding DUF72 domain-containing protein — encoded protein: MGIHIGTSGWSYDHWQGVLYPYPTPVHDRLGYYVQRFRTVELNSSFYRWPKQATFASWRQRLPEGFQLTVKAPRGLTHAKKLYAPERWMDRISVCWHELLDKRAVLLVQLAPQQVCDYNRLAYFLNQVPHWMRVAVEFRHSSWHNEAIFGLLEQHQAAYCIMSGAHLPCVLRATAPFVYVRLHGPDTEYLYGGSYSETDLRWWADRIREWAGMGKDVYVYFNNDGGGHAVRNAETLRWLLS
- a CDS encoding helix-turn-helix domain-containing protein, with product MNLPADHIRLLFGLKLRQLRLDKGLSASDLAQQSGLSVSYITEIEKGRKYPKADKISALANAMQVDYDTLVSLKLSKKLEPISDLLRSKFLTEIPLELFGIDPSDLLELLAEAPAKVSAMIRTFMDIALSYNMSVERLYLAMLRSYQELHDNHFPDIEADADRFLNEFAPLNQPVTEALLANLLKTRYGVHIEQFDPLTQPELNSLRSVFRPEQRTLHLNAGLSAEQRAFILAREVGFHFMALKNRPYTYSWVEAESFEQILNNYKASYFAGAILIRREVLVTRLTELFSQETWNNDAFLQLIADFGATPERFFYRLSNVLPSHFGIDQLFFYRFNNTVGQTTFQLTKEMHLSRQQGPRGMVDEHFCRRWVALTILQELQSLQLNKAFDGTLCRAQLSEYAGSGHQYLIVSVAHPFQAVTQQNMSVSMCFAVNDALKSKMKFLRNWPQNPVLTNVPHRVVNEACERCGIFDCRERVAAPTVLQKKRQFLAMKQAMNRLQ
- a CDS encoding aconitate hydratase; the protein is MAFDVDMIQRVYANLGERVEAARQAVGKPLTLSEKILYSHLFSGTPTQAFERGKAYVDFAPDRVAMQDATAQMALLQFMQAGRPQVAVPSTVHCDHLIQAEVGADQDLDVAKNKNKEVYDFLSSISNKYGIGFWKPGAGIIHQVVIENYAFPGGMMIGTDSHTPNAGGLGMIAIGVGGADACDVMAGLAWELKMPKLIGVKLTGKLSGWASAKDVILRVAGILTVKGGTGCIVEYFGEGAESLSATGKGTICNMGAEIGATTSIFAYDEKMADYLRATNRADIAEAAEGVKQHLRSDDEVYADPATYYDQLIEINLSELEPHINGPFTPDLAWPLSNFAKAVKENNWPERLEVGLIGSCTNSSYEDLTRSASVAEQAVSKNLKVRSEFTVTPGSELVRFTAERDGLLQTFENMGGVVLANACGPCIGQWARHMDDPTRKNSIITSFNRNFAKRNDGNASTHAFVASPEIVTALAIAGDLTFNPMTDTLTNEAGEQVKLDEPKGIEQPVKGYAVEDAGYQAPAEDGSGVQVIVSPTSDRLQLLAPFAAWEGTDLKRLKLLIKAKGKCTTDHISMAGPWLKYRGHLDNISNNMLIGAVNYYNEQTNSVKNQLTGEYGPVPTVQRAYKAAGIGSVVVGDENYGEGSSREHAAMEPRFLGVRAILVRSFARIHETNLKKQGMLALTFANPADYDKILEDDTFDINGLTGFAPGRPLEIVLNHADGTTDTFLANHTYNEGQIEWFKAGAALNIIRMKQNA
- a CDS encoding CHRD domain-containing protein — protein: MNKKNTLLSLTTLLALGLSFTACMTEDNENPNTISPITRLTATLNGVSEKPTSTTSPATGTFVGNLNTTTRVLSYTVTYQGFPANDQPVAGHLHKVTQANGTGPVDIPFPSLTSPIIATTSPLAQSKVDSMLAGFYYANIHTPRFPAGAIRGDIKRR